In Maniola hyperantus chromosome 13, iAphHyp1.2, whole genome shotgun sequence, one genomic interval encodes:
- the LOC117987713 gene encoding LOW QUALITY PROTEIN: splicing factor U2AF 50 kDa subunit-like (The sequence of the model RefSeq protein was modified relative to this genomic sequence to represent the inferred CDS: inserted 4 bases in 3 codons; deleted 5 bases in 4 codons) — MGEDKDRRRRSRSRGERRRSRSRSREPRREKKRSKSRSPSKRSRRRKPSLYWDVPPPGFEHITPLQYKXMQAAGQIPAXIVADTPQAAVPVVGSTITRQARRLYVGNIPFGVTEEETMEFFNQQMHLSGLAQAAGNPVLACQINLDKNFAFLEFRSIDETTQAMAFDGINFKGQSLKIRRPHDYQPMPGTENPSINVPAGVISTVVPDSPHKIFIGGLPNYLNEDQVKELLMSFGQLRAFNLVKXSSTGLSKGYAFAEYVDISMTDQAIAGLNGMQLGDKKLIVQRASIGAKNSTLAMTGAAPVTLQVAGLTLAGAGPATEVLCLLNMVTPDELRDEEEYEDILEDIKEECNKYGCVRSIEIPRPIEGVEVPGCGKVFVEFNSIADCQKAQQTLTGRKFSNRVVVTSYFDPDKYHRREF, encoded by the exons atGGGTGAAGATAAAG ATCGCCGCCGCCGATCGCGATCAAGAGGTGAACGACGTCGTTCGCGTTCAAGATCAAGAGAA CCGAGAAGAGAAAAGAAAAGGAGTAAATCTAGATCTCCATCGAAGAGA TCCCGTCGACGCAAGCCTTCCCTGTACTGGGATGTGCCGCCACCGGGTTTCGAACACATTACTCCGCTGCAATATA CCATGCAAGCGGCGGGACAGATTCCGG AAATAGTAGCTGATACGCCACAAGCCGCCGTGCCGGTCGTGGGTTCAACCATCACTCGACAAGCACGTCGATTGTAT GTGGGCAATATACCTTTCGGTGTCACAGAAGAGGAAACCATGGAGTTCTTCAATCAACAGATGCATCTTTCGGGCTTGGCCCAAGCTGCTGGCAACCCAGTACTAGCGTGCCAGATTAACTTGGACAAAAACTTTGCATTCCTAGAGTTTAGGTCAATCGATGAAACCACACAAGCGATGGCATTTGATGGCATCAATTTCAAG GGCCAGAGCTTGAAAATCCGACGTCCGCACGACTACCAACCGATGCCTGGGACAGAAAACCCATCAATTAATGTCCCTG CTGGTGTTATCAGTACTGTAGTTCCAGATTCACCTCACAAAATCTTTATTGGAGGTCTGCCTAATTATCTCAATGAGGATCAA GTAAAGGAACTGCTGATGTCATTTGGCCAGCTGCGAGccttcaatttggtgaa atcctCAACAGGCCTGAGCAAGGGCTATGCTTTTGCTGAATATGTCGATATATCGATGACTGATCAG GCTATTGCGGGTTTGAATGGTATGCAGCTGGGAGACAAAAAGCTCATTGTACAGCGTGCAAGCATCGGAGCAAAGAACTCAACACTAG CAATGACGGGCGCGGCGCCGGTGACTCTGCAGGTGGCAGGGCTGACGCTGGCGGGCGCGGGCCCGGCCACGGAGGTGCTGTGCCTGCTCAACATGGTGACGCCCGACGAGCTGCGTGACGAAGAGGAGTATGAGGATATCCTCGAGGACATCAA AGAGGAATGTAACAAATATGGTTGTGTGCGAAGTATAGAAATTCCGCGGCCGATCGAAGGTGTTGAAGTACCTGGATGTGGAAAA GTGTTCGTAGAATTCAACAGTATCGCAGATTGTCAGAAAGCGCAACAGACACTCACGGGCAGGAAGTTCAGTAATCGCGTCGTCGTCACCTCCTACTTCGACCCTGACAAGTATCATCGCAGAGAGTTCTAA
- the hoka gene encoding uncharacterized protein hoka — protein MGLKKPVLFYFAVVLVILSTLTHEVEARRRILRGRRVMTRTYYRGNAVPAWAISLMAGIGMILIGGVLYVVMRKIVLSSETGTLNTYQPAMQHENSV, from the exons ATGGGACTAAAGAAGCCAGTTTTGTTCTACTTCGCAGTTGTGTTAG TTATCCTGAGCACCCTTACACATGAAGTCGAAGCGAGACGCAGAATTCTTCGAGGAAGGCGTGTGATGACACGCACTTATTATC GTGGGAACGCGGTACCAGCTTGGGCAATAAGTTTGATGGCGGGCATAGGAATGATCCTCATAGGAGGAGTGCTATACGTTGTAATGAGAAAAATCGTTCTATCCTCGGAAACTGGCACCCTGAATACTTACCAACCAGCCATGCAGCACGAAAACAGTGTCTAG
- the LOC117987718 gene encoding small ribosomal subunit protein mS23-like isoform X2: protein MATSRLERIGTIFTRAEGLILRGAIKPDDRPLWFDVYKAFPPTVEPKYARPKPENQTIKPILYKEDVIRAKFHSRGHGLSVNMLSLTGETQTRKLIEKYQQLQSEGVAEEDSLQKSVEAVGSARQTTEATKMTPKNPDSVTAKVLAEADLKNIFKE from the exons ATGGCAACGAGTAGATTAGAAAGGATCGGCACCATATTCACTCG AGCGGAAGGCTTGATTCTACGTGGAGCAATTAAGCCAGATGACAGACCATTGTGGTTCGACGTGTACAAAGCGTTCCCGCCGACTGTGGAGCCCAAGTATGCGCGACCCAAGCCGGAAAACCAGACCATCAAACCAATTCTTTACAAAGAAGATGTTATAAGAGC AAAATTCCACTCAAGAGGTCACGGGTTGAGTGTCAACATGCTCAGCTTGACTGGAGAGACCCAAACTAGGAAGCTCATAGAAAAGTACCAGCAACTACAGTCTGAAGGGGTCGCCGAAGAAGACTCACTTCAGAAGTCCGTTGAAGCGGTAGGAAGCGCGCGACAAACTACAGAAGCTACCAAAATGACCCCGAAGAATCCAGATTCAGTCACAGCTAAAGTACTTGCGGAAGCTGACcttaaaaacatatttaaagAATAG
- the LOC117987718 gene encoding DNA ligase 1-like isoform X1 gives MATSRLERIGTIFTRSQFLNDSPKNKKVKRQVKTGKEYHDFSEIKPTPKEKINEVDIDACGESRQRTLNVMNRHYTLRKQIDDNFLKDLMEVNTEIEGDHDALKENVQKLERFAGFVMKCMQQTVASNNDHLKSFKEVYATFKKECEELDAVQKDETEKLGAELDEDIKKLKQKLISDTKRSERENLQKSLFQAMENNFE, from the exons ATGGCAACGAGTAGATTAGAAAGGATCGGCACCATATTCACTCG TTCGCAATTTTTGAATGATTCGCCAAAGAATAAAAAAGTGAAACGACAAGTTAAAACAGGGAAAGAATATCATGATTTTTCCGAAATTAAGCCAACTCCTAAGGAAAAGATTAATGAAGTTGATATTGACGCTTGCGGAGAATCACGCCAAAGAACTTTAAATGTAATGAACCGCCATTATACCCTACG GAAGCAAATAGATGATAATTTTCTGAAGGATTTAATGGAAGTCAACACTGAAATCGAAGGCGATCACGATGCGCTCAAAGAGAACGTGCAGAAGTTGGAGCGTTTTGCCGGCTTCGTGATGAAATGCATGCAGCAGACTGTCGCTTCGAACAACGACCATCTGAAATCTTTCAAAGAAGTTTATGCCACATTTAAAAAGGA GTGCGAGGAATTAGATGCCGTACAGAAAGACGAAACAGAGAAGTTGGGAGCCGAACTAGACGAGGACATTAAGAAGTTGAAGCAGAAATTGATCTCTGACACGAAGCGCAGTGAACGGGAGAACCTTCAGAAATCTCTGTTTCAAGCTATGGAGAATAACTTTGAATAA
- the LOC117987717 gene encoding uncharacterized protein: MPPVKKSAPKLLTKKRDNFLTDSEFINGSLKRKPENGQQADTVSIEESNLSNTNPTVVKKTKINESIEACGQLRQKTLNVMNPQLDARKQVNEKMLEKFSDTVENFQADYDVLKENVQKLGHLSEALLKSMKQSSIAYKQKLKLFKELHATYKKRYEDMYIEQRAQVDKLGGELEEDVSKLKLKLISETKRSEWKKLQKYFMKDMQYNF, translated from the exons ATGCCACCAGTAAAAAAATCTGCTCCTAAGTTGTTAACAAAAAAACGTGATAATTTTCTTACTGACTCGGAGTTTATAAATGGTTCACTGAAGAGAAAACCAGAAAACGGGCAACAAGCTGACACAGTTAGCATAGAAGAATCTAACTTATCTAATACAAATCCAACTGTTGTGAAGAAAacgaaaataaatgaaagtatTGAAGCATGTGGGCAATTACGACAGAAGACATTGAATGTAATGAATCCGCAGCTTGATGCCAG GAAGCAAGTTAATGAAAAAATGTTAGAGAAGTTTTCCGACACTGTTGAAAATTTTCAAGCTgattatgatgttttaaaggAAAATGTACAGAAATTAGGACACCTTTCTGAGGCATTATTAAAATCTATGAAACAATCCTCCATTGCATACAAGCAAAAACTAAAATTGTTCAAAGAACTTCATGCTACATATAAAAAAag ATATGAAGATATGTACATAGAGCAAAGAGCTCAAGTGGACAAGTTGGGAGGAGAATTAGAAGAGGATGTTTCCAAGTTAAAACTGAAATTAATATCGGAAACAAAGCGCAGTGAAtggaaaaaattacaaaaatactttATGAAAGACATGCAGTATAATTTTTAA